One Littorina saxatilis isolate snail1 linkage group LG14, US_GU_Lsax_2.0, whole genome shotgun sequence genomic region harbors:
- the LOC138947092 gene encoding uncharacterized protein produces the protein MAPGKRCCMLHCTVSSHNSKGEKLEHGIRFFRIPKVKSHEGPKVEDVTKRRRRAWISAIRRTNITFERSSSAMRVCSQHFHSGKPSYEMMETDPDWAPSLLLGHSEMKTTDTGRHGRQKNRAATKQLLQEATEAVMIDNGEAEGGDVHAEDDSHHEEMEDGENTRLREEVTQLEQERDMMRGEINRLLEENRELKKKLASREIVEESFQGDNEKVRFYTGLPSYATLLVLLNYLSPHLPQGRLLSPFQLLIVVFMRLRLKLPVLHIAYLFGIHRTTIASGFKDTLSVMYTQMTPFVPWPGRECLRACMPHQFVETFGNKVAVIIDCFEIFIERPSNLYAKAATFSNYKHNNTIKHLIGITPNGQISFISKGWGGRTTDRHITEECGFLDKLLPGDLVLADRGFDIKESVGLMCAEVKIPAFTRGKCQMEARSIEETRKLAHLRIHVERVIGNLGGKYSIITDTIPIDMLLPCEGEDVTFLDKIVFVCCALTNMSPSVVNP, from the exons ATGGCTCCAGGCAAGCGTTGCTGTATGTTGCATTGCACGGTGTCGTCCCATAATTCTAAGGGAGAAAAGCTTGAACACGGAATACGGTTTTTCAGAATTCCGAAAGTTAAATCGCACGAAGGACCAAAAGTTGAAGATGTCACAAAGCGTAGAAGAAGAGCGTGGATTTCAGCGATCAGGCGAACAAACATCACTTTCGAGAGGAGTTCCTCAGCAATGCGCGTCTGCTCACAGCATTTTCACTCAG GTAAGCCATCATACGAGATGATGGAAACTGACCCCGACTGGGCACCTTCACTCCTTCTTGGACACAGCGAGATGAAGACCACCGACACAGGGCGTCATGGGCGACAGAAGAACAGAGCCGCAACAAAACAGCTGCTACAGGAGGCCACTGAAGCTGTCATGATAGACAACGGAGAAGCAGAAGGTGGTGACGTGCATGCAGAAGATGATAGTCATCATGAAGAGATGGAAGATGGGGAAAACACCAGGCTGAGAGAGGAGGTAACTCAGTTAGAACAGGAGCGAGACATGATGAGAGGAGAGATCAACAGACTGTTGGAAGAGAATAGAGAGCTCAAGAAAAAGTTAGCAAGCAGGGAGATCGTTGAAGAGTCGTTTCAAGGAGACAACGAGAAAGTACGTTTTTATACTGGTTTACCAAGTTATGCGACTCTTCTAGTTCTGCTGAACTATCTGTCCCCTCATCTCCCTCAGGGGCGCTTGCTGTCACCTTTCCAGCTTCTGATTGTGGTATTTATGCGTCTGCGCCTGAAACTGCCTGTGTTGCATATTGCGTACTTGTTTGGCATCCACAGAACTACGATAGCCAGTGGGTTCAAAGATACTCTTAGTGTTATGTACACGCAGATGACACCATTTGTACCATGGCCAGGACGCGAGTGTTTGCGGGCGTGTATGCCACATCAGTTTGTGGAGACGTTTGGGAACAAAGTGGCTGTGATcattgactgttttgaaatttTTATTGAGAGACCATCAAATTTGTATGCCAAAGCTGCTACTTTTTCAAactacaaacacaacaacacaatcaaacaTCTCATTGGCATTACACCTAACGGACAGATTTCTTTCATTTCCAAGGGTTGGGGGGGGAGGACAACGGATCGTCATATTACAGAGGAATGTGGCTTCCTGGACAAGCTATTGCCTGGTGACTTGGTTCTTGCGGACAGGGGGTTTGATATTAAAGAGAGTGTCGGTTTGATGTGTGCCGAGGTAAAAATACCAGCATTTACTCGGGGGAAGTGTCAGATGGAAGCAAGGTCTATAGAAGAAACAAGGAAACTTGCGCACTTGCGCATCCATGTCGAGCGAGTCATTGGAAACCTTGGGGGGAAATACAGTATAATAACAGATACCATTCCAATTGACATGTTGCTTCCATGTGAGGGAGAAGATGTGACATTCTTGGACAagattgtgtttgtctgttgcgCCTTGACCAACATGAGCCCAAGTGTGGTAAATCCCTAG